In Arthrobacter citreus, a genomic segment contains:
- a CDS encoding branched-chain amino acid ABC transporter permease, translating into MDFVNIFLGALNEIISPTTAAYALAALGLAVHFGYTGLLNFGQAGFMAVGAYGFAIPILSFNAPLPLALLIALAGSAIFAVVLGIPTLRLRADYLAIVTIAAAEIIRYIVTTTGMTPITGSANGLAAFTGSFYALNPVPPGSYNIGPFGLNERDVWVRIVAWGLVIIACLLVWMLIRSPWGRVVKGIREDENAVRALGKNVYAYKMQALIIGGALGSLAGIIFTLPRDAVQPANYGTELTFYLYTALLLGGMSTVLGPVIGAMIFWVILSVTQGLLYGAIESGYITFITTSQAGQVRYILVGVALMLLMIFRPQGILGNKKELAFA; encoded by the coding sequence ATGGACTTCGTCAATATATTTCTCGGCGCTCTCAACGAGATCATCAGCCCCACCACGGCCGCCTACGCCCTGGCAGCCCTCGGGCTTGCCGTGCACTTCGGCTACACCGGCCTGCTCAACTTCGGCCAGGCCGGCTTCATGGCAGTGGGTGCCTATGGATTCGCCATTCCCATCCTGTCCTTCAACGCCCCGCTGCCCCTGGCCCTGCTGATTGCCCTGGCGGGATCGGCGATCTTCGCCGTGGTCCTGGGCATTCCCACCCTGCGCCTGCGCGCTGATTACCTTGCCATCGTCACCATCGCCGCGGCCGAGATCATCCGGTACATCGTCACCACCACCGGCATGACACCCATTACGGGCTCCGCCAACGGGCTGGCAGCCTTCACCGGCAGCTTCTACGCGCTCAACCCGGTTCCGCCGGGCAGCTACAACATTGGTCCGTTCGGGCTGAACGAGCGCGACGTATGGGTCCGGATCGTTGCCTGGGGGCTGGTGATCATCGCCTGCCTGCTGGTGTGGATGCTGATCCGCAGCCCGTGGGGCCGCGTGGTCAAGGGCATCCGGGAGGACGAAAACGCCGTCCGCGCCCTGGGCAAGAACGTCTACGCCTACAAGATGCAGGCCCTGATCATCGGCGGCGCCCTGGGCTCGCTGGCAGGGATCATCTTCACCCTTCCCCGCGATGCCGTGCAGCCGGCAAACTACGGCACCGAGCTGACCTTCTACCTGTACACCGCCCTGCTTTTGGGCGGCATGTCCACGGTGCTGGGACCGGTTATCGGCGCCATGATCTTCTGGGTCATCCTGTCGGTAACGCAGGGTCTGCTCTACGGGGCGATCGAAAGCGGCTACATCACTTTCATCACCACTTCCCAGGCAGGGCAGGTTCGCTACATCCTTGTTGGTGTGGCACTGATGCTGCTGATGATCTTCAGGCCCCAGGGCATTCTCGGAAACAAGAAGGAGCTGGCGTTCGCATGA
- a CDS encoding ANTAR domain-containing protein, with protein MDKSASALLLPLRAQELLLQHPDLDDFLESVAVLLTGQLSQWKVSGVSLMIVRPRRQPLHVATSSGLAELQQGPDGEDPVRLVLASGVPAVVRDMETETRWGGYPDAALGRGVAAAAAVPVPLPAPDTAAAVLTGYSGSPGAFGPEAVRAVETAAEDLAAPLALALRLDTQTHRANNLQAALESRTVVDLAAGIIMAQNNCSQQSAIEILRSVSNSRNVKVRDVAAGVVAVVSDRVSTHFEE; from the coding sequence ATGGACAAGTCAGCCTCTGCCCTCCTGCTGCCACTCCGGGCCCAGGAGCTGCTGCTGCAGCATCCGGACCTGGACGACTTCCTGGAATCCGTTGCCGTCCTCTTAACCGGGCAGCTGTCGCAGTGGAAGGTGTCGGGTGTTTCGCTGATGATCGTGCGCCCGCGCCGGCAGCCGCTGCACGTTGCCACCAGCTCCGGCCTCGCTGAGCTGCAGCAGGGACCGGACGGCGAAGATCCCGTCCGGCTTGTCCTGGCCAGTGGTGTCCCGGCCGTCGTGCGGGACATGGAGACTGAAACCCGGTGGGGCGGCTACCCGGACGCGGCCCTGGGGCGTGGAGTGGCCGCCGCAGCTGCCGTGCCGGTGCCGCTGCCGGCACCGGACACGGCTGCTGCCGTGCTTACCGGATACTCCGGCAGTCCGGGTGCCTTCGGACCCGAAGCCGTGCGCGCGGTCGAAACCGCCGCCGAGGATCTGGCCGCTCCGCTTGCGCTGGCGTTGCGGCTGGACACCCAGACGCACCGGGCCAACAACCTGCAGGCAGCCCTGGAATCACGCACCGTGGTGGATTTGGCGGCCGGAATCATCATGGCGCAGAACAACTGCAGCCAGCAGAGCGCGATCGAGATTTTGCGCAGCGTCTCCAACAGCCGCAACGTGAAGGTCCGCGATGTGGCCGCCGGCGTGGTGGCCGTGGTCTCGGACCGGGTGAGCACTCACTTCGAGGAGTAG
- the ilvA gene encoding threonine ammonia-lyase has translation MTDLSQLPVTLDDIEAAAKLLDGVIAHTPIEQSRALGRLTGSNVYLKCENLQRAGSFKVRGAYVRMAKLSPSERDRGVVAASAGNHAQGVAVAAARLGIKARIFMPLGVALPKLAATQGHGAEVVLHGHNVDEALAEAQRYSDETGAVFVHPFDNVDVVAGQGTIGLELLDQIPNLDTVLMGVGGGGLLAGVAVAIKARAKELGREVRIIGVQAENAAAYPPSLAADALVPLTKVSTIADGIAVGRPGQLPFSIIRELVDDVVTVSEDSLARALIFLLERSKMVVEPAGAVGVAALMDGKIENPGNTAVILSGGNIDPMLMLKVIQRGLAAAGRYLVVRILLDDRPGSLATISRIIAESDANVTGVDHTRVGGSISMGDVAITINMETKGHEHCEQVLNNLRAQGFQPIVLHG, from the coding sequence GTGACTGACCTGTCCCAACTGCCTGTGACGCTCGACGACATTGAGGCGGCCGCCAAGCTGTTGGACGGCGTGATTGCACATACCCCCATTGAGCAGTCCCGGGCACTGGGGCGGCTGACCGGCTCCAACGTGTATCTCAAATGCGAAAACCTGCAGCGCGCCGGTTCCTTCAAGGTCCGCGGGGCCTACGTCCGCATGGCCAAGCTGTCCCCATCCGAGAGGGACCGTGGCGTGGTTGCCGCGTCCGCAGGCAATCATGCCCAGGGCGTCGCCGTCGCCGCGGCCCGCCTGGGCATCAAGGCGCGGATCTTCATGCCCCTGGGGGTGGCGCTGCCCAAGCTGGCCGCCACGCAGGGGCACGGTGCCGAGGTTGTGCTGCACGGCCATAACGTGGATGAGGCCCTGGCGGAAGCCCAGCGCTATTCCGACGAAACCGGAGCCGTATTTGTCCATCCCTTCGACAACGTTGACGTTGTCGCCGGACAGGGAACCATTGGGCTGGAGCTGCTGGACCAGATCCCCAACCTGGACACCGTGCTCATGGGCGTGGGCGGCGGCGGCCTCCTCGCCGGCGTTGCCGTGGCCATCAAGGCCCGCGCAAAGGAACTCGGCCGCGAGGTCCGCATCATCGGAGTGCAGGCCGAAAACGCCGCCGCATACCCGCCGTCGCTGGCTGCGGATGCGCTGGTTCCGCTGACCAAGGTCTCCACCATTGCCGATGGCATTGCCGTGGGACGCCCGGGCCAGCTGCCCTTCTCCATCATCAGGGAGCTGGTGGATGACGTGGTGACCGTCAGCGAAGACTCGCTGGCGCGGGCCCTGATCTTCCTGCTGGAACGCTCCAAAATGGTGGTGGAACCGGCCGGCGCGGTGGGGGTGGCAGCGCTCATGGACGGCAAGATCGAAAACCCGGGGAACACCGCCGTCATCCTTTCCGGCGGCAATATCGACCCGATGCTGATGCTGAAGGTGATCCAGCGCGGCCTTGCCGCCGCGGGCCGCTACTTGGTGGTGCGGATCCTGCTCGATGACCGGCCGGGTTCGCTGGCCACCATTTCCCGGATCATCGCTGAGTCGGACGCCAACGTCACCGGCGTGGACCACACCCGCGTGGGCGGCTCCATCAGCATGGGAGACGTGGCGATCACCATCAATATGGAAACCAAGGGGCATGAACACTGTGAACAGGTCCTGAACAACCTCCGTGCCCAGGGCTTCCAGCCGATCGTGCTGCACGGGTAG
- a CDS encoding rhomboid family intramembrane serine protease, with translation MLAKRARTALYVSLGLAALIWVCYFLAMFAGPAVLRELGILPRRVEGLDGILFGPLLHAGVNHLLGNTLPLVVFSFLTLLEGVRRYLVVLASSWLASGLGVWLFGGGLTVGISGVVFGLFAYLMARGIYNRDIVQLLLGGVLFLVYGSLLWGVLPVSIGVSWQAHLFGAAGGVLAAVLLSRQRLRGPGGRTRKSGSSRWEDPL, from the coding sequence ATGCTTGCCAAGCGGGCCCGGACCGCCCTCTACGTTTCCCTGGGACTGGCTGCGCTGATCTGGGTGTGTTACTTCCTGGCGATGTTCGCCGGCCCGGCCGTGCTCCGCGAGCTTGGCATCCTTCCCCGGCGGGTGGAGGGGCTGGACGGAATTCTCTTCGGACCGCTGCTGCACGCCGGGGTCAACCATCTGCTGGGAAACACGCTGCCGCTTGTGGTGTTCTCCTTCCTGACCCTGCTGGAGGGAGTCCGGCGCTACCTCGTGGTGCTGGCATCATCCTGGCTGGCGTCCGGACTGGGAGTCTGGCTCTTTGGCGGCGGACTGACCGTGGGCATCTCCGGCGTCGTTTTTGGGCTCTTCGCGTACCTGATGGCCCGTGGAATCTATAACCGGGACATCGTGCAGTTGCTGCTCGGCGGCGTCCTGTTCCTGGTTTACGGCTCCCTGCTGTGGGGCGTGCTGCCGGTGTCCATCGGCGTGTCCTGGCAGGCGCACCTGTTCGGCGCCGCCGGGGGAGTGCTGGCAGCTGTGCTGCTCAGCCGGCAGCGGCTGCGGGGGCCGGGCGGCCGCACACGCAAAAGCGGGTCCTCCCGCTGGGAGGACCCGCTGTAG
- a CDS encoding ABC transporter ATP-binding protein: protein MTDTRPIAADGVGPGCRKRDPILVARNVTRTYGGIHAVDVDHVEVPRNKITALIGPNGAGKTTLFNLLTGFDTPQSGDWQFEGRDLAGVSAYKVARLGMVRTFQLTKVMGKLTVIENMRLGAASQPGESLWRAFLPPLWRSREREITEQADVLLAKFKLDAKRGDYAASLSGGQRKLLEMARALMVRPKLVMLDEPMAGVNPALTQSLLDHIKNLKAEGMTVLFVEHDMHMVRHIADWVIVMAEGKVVAEGPPGEVMKDQAVIDAYLGAHHDVDLGDSEGFEKLEAELEHDPESSVGTEPDGVIGRRIDERKEQS, encoded by the coding sequence ATGACCGACACGCGGCCCATCGCCGCTGACGGCGTTGGCCCGGGCTGCCGCAAACGGGACCCGATCCTGGTGGCCCGGAACGTGACCCGCACCTACGGCGGGATCCACGCCGTCGACGTCGACCATGTGGAGGTTCCGCGGAACAAGATCACCGCCCTCATCGGCCCCAACGGAGCCGGCAAGACCACCCTGTTCAACCTCCTGACGGGCTTCGACACTCCCCAGTCCGGGGACTGGCAGTTCGAAGGCCGGGACCTGGCCGGCGTCTCCGCCTACAAGGTGGCGAGGCTGGGGATGGTGCGCACGTTCCAGCTGACCAAGGTCATGGGCAAGCTCACCGTTATCGAGAACATGAGGCTCGGTGCCGCGTCACAGCCCGGCGAGTCCCTGTGGCGTGCCTTCCTGCCGCCCCTGTGGCGCAGCCGGGAACGTGAAATCACCGAACAGGCCGACGTGCTGCTGGCAAAGTTCAAGCTCGACGCCAAGCGCGGGGACTACGCCGCGTCGCTGTCGGGCGGCCAGCGCAAGCTCCTGGAGATGGCCCGCGCCCTGATGGTCCGGCCGAAACTGGTGATGCTGGATGAACCCATGGCCGGCGTGAATCCGGCACTGACCCAGTCCCTGCTGGACCACATCAAGAACCTCAAGGCCGAAGGCATGACCGTCCTGTTCGTGGAGCATGACATGCACATGGTCCGGCACATTGCGGACTGGGTCATTGTCATGGCCGAAGGCAAAGTGGTGGCGGAGGGGCCTCCGGGCGAGGTGATGAAGGACCAGGCCGTCATCGACGCCTACCTTGGCGCCCACCACGACGTGGACCTCGGCGATTCCGAGGGTTTCGAGAAGCTCGAGGCGGAACTGGAACATGATCCGGAGTCGTCGGTGGGCACCGAGCCCGACGGCGTCATCGGGCGACGGATTGATGAACGGAAGGAACAGTCATGA
- a CDS encoding branched-chain amino acid ABC transporter permease — MLAVVAAMFAALLLSSPAAHATTATPSPSESASDGPTDGAEFADRISGVVRNEGAPVEGVRITASGNGYEGETETGANGSWAIGVPEQGAYEVELDESTLPEGIALAEGQQNPRTVTFAGTSNITTLFLLGEGIVLQQDSFISTLTERAVAGLSFGLLLALSAVGLSLIFGTTGLTNFAHGEMVTLGAVLAFAFAAMGLSAWIALPLAVLGGAAFGYLQDGVLWKPLRRRGTGLVPMMIVSIGLAVAVRYTVLFFFGGAMQQLPGSQSPTLELGPISIPRNTLISLFVSLAVILVVALLLLRTRIGKATRAVADNPSLAAASGIDVDRVIRLVWVIGGALAAMGGILWAYYRPGVSFNMGQQILLLIFAGVTLGGLGTVFGALIGSVIVGLFVEISTIWLEADLKYVGALVIMILVLLVRPQGILGRRERIG, encoded by the coding sequence ATGCTGGCGGTGGTGGCGGCGATGTTTGCTGCGCTGCTGCTCTCCTCGCCTGCCGCTCACGCAACAACAGCAACACCCTCACCATCGGAGAGCGCATCGGACGGGCCCACGGATGGCGCGGAGTTCGCCGACCGCATCAGCGGCGTCGTGCGGAACGAAGGGGCTCCGGTTGAAGGGGTACGCATCACGGCCAGCGGCAACGGCTATGAAGGCGAAACGGAAACCGGTGCCAACGGCTCCTGGGCCATCGGCGTTCCCGAGCAGGGCGCCTACGAAGTGGAACTGGATGAAAGCACGCTGCCCGAGGGCATCGCGCTGGCGGAGGGCCAGCAGAACCCGCGCACCGTGACCTTTGCGGGGACCTCCAACATCACCACGCTGTTCCTGCTGGGCGAAGGCATTGTCCTGCAGCAGGACAGTTTCATCTCCACCCTCACCGAACGTGCAGTGGCAGGCCTGAGCTTCGGCCTGCTGCTGGCGCTCAGCGCCGTCGGGCTCTCCCTGATCTTTGGCACCACGGGGCTGACGAACTTCGCCCACGGCGAGATGGTCACTCTGGGCGCCGTGCTGGCCTTTGCTTTTGCGGCGATGGGGCTGTCCGCCTGGATTGCGCTGCCGCTTGCGGTGCTTGGCGGCGCGGCCTTTGGTTATCTCCAGGACGGCGTGCTGTGGAAACCGCTGCGCCGGCGGGGCACCGGACTGGTGCCGATGATGATCGTGAGCATTGGCCTGGCCGTCGCTGTCCGCTACACCGTCCTCTTCTTCTTCGGCGGGGCCATGCAGCAGCTGCCGGGCTCACAGAGCCCCACCCTGGAGCTGGGGCCCATCTCCATTCCGCGGAACACGCTCATCTCGCTGTTTGTCAGCCTGGCCGTCATCCTGGTGGTGGCCCTGCTGCTGCTGCGCACGCGGATCGGCAAGGCAACCCGTGCGGTGGCGGACAACCCGTCGCTGGCCGCGGCGTCCGGAATCGACGTCGACCGCGTGATCCGCCTGGTGTGGGTCATCGGCGGTGCGCTGGCGGCCATGGGCGGAATCCTGTGGGCCTATTACCGGCCCGGGGTGTCCTTCAACATGGGCCAGCAAATCCTGCTGCTGATCTTCGCCGGCGTGACGCTCGGCGGGCTTGGCACCGTCTTCGGAGCACTGATTGGCTCCGTGATTGTGGGGCTTTTCGTGGAAATATCCACAATCTGGCTGGAGGCGGACCTGAAATACGTGGGCGCCCTGGTCATCATGATTCTTGTCCTCCTCGTCCGGCCGCAGGGAATCCTCGGCCGACGCGAGCGCATAGGTTAG
- a CDS encoding ABC transporter ATP-binding protein: protein MTAEAFEGDSVVKVTDLVAGYIPGVNILNGCSIEARRGELIGIIGPNGAGKSTLLKAMFGLVKVHSGTVVVRGQDITGLKANKLVSRGVGFVPQNNNVFASLTIEENLQMGLYQAPKRFAERFDFVSELFPELRKRRAQRAGSLSGGERQMVAMGRALMMEPAVLLLDEPSAGLSPVKQDEAFLRVHEINRAGVSVIMVEQNARRCLQICDRAYVLDQGRDAYTGTGRDLMKDPKVIQLYLGTLADTA, encoded by the coding sequence ATGACCGCCGAGGCATTCGAGGGCGACTCCGTCGTCAAGGTGACCGATCTGGTGGCCGGCTACATACCCGGGGTGAACATCCTCAACGGCTGCAGCATTGAAGCCCGCCGCGGGGAACTCATTGGAATCATCGGCCCCAACGGCGCCGGGAAGTCCACCCTGCTCAAGGCCATGTTTGGGCTGGTGAAAGTGCATTCCGGGACCGTGGTGGTCCGGGGACAGGACATCACCGGGCTCAAGGCCAACAAGCTGGTCAGCCGCGGGGTCGGTTTCGTTCCACAGAACAACAATGTGTTTGCGTCCCTGACCATCGAGGAAAACCTGCAGATGGGGCTGTACCAGGCGCCCAAGCGGTTCGCGGAACGCTTCGATTTTGTGTCCGAGCTCTTCCCTGAACTGCGCAAGCGCCGGGCGCAGCGGGCCGGCTCGCTGTCCGGCGGCGAACGGCAAATGGTCGCCATGGGCCGTGCCCTAATGATGGAACCGGCAGTGCTGCTGCTGGACGAGCCGTCAGCCGGCCTCTCCCCCGTGAAGCAGGACGAGGCGTTCCTGAGGGTGCACGAGATCAACCGGGCCGGTGTCTCGGTGATCATGGTGGAGCAGAACGCCCGCCGCTGCCTGCAGATCTGCGACCGCGCCTACGTTCTGGACCAGGGCCGCGACGCCTACACCGGCACGGGACGGGACCTGATGAAGGATCCCAAGGTCATCCAGCTGTACCTGGGCACGCTCGCCGACACCGCGTAA
- a CDS encoding Bax inhibitor-1/YccA family protein, translating to MALGGNPVFNSKNFNSQVRGGRANQGSLATQDQTSMTPQQLQELYTSPSAGPALTGRMTYDDVIMKTLACLAVVLIGAAVPMILIPGAAAPLMIVGALGGFVLGLVNSFKREPAPALILAYAGLEGLFLGGLTLVLDNMFPGIGLQAVLGTLSVFAVTLVLFKSGKVRATPKAMRFFMIAMIGYGVFSLVNLGLMLFGAVDDPWGVRGMEIAGIPLGIIIGLFAVGLAAFSLIMDFTSIEQGVKSGAPVRYSWTAAFGLTVTLVWLYVEIIRILAILRGDD from the coding sequence ATGGCACTCGGCGGTAATCCTGTCTTTAACAGCAAGAATTTTAATTCCCAGGTCAGAGGCGGCAGGGCCAACCAGGGTTCCCTGGCTACCCAGGACCAGACGTCGATGACCCCCCAGCAGTTGCAGGAGCTGTACACCTCACCGTCGGCGGGTCCGGCGCTGACCGGGCGCATGACATACGACGACGTCATCATGAAGACGCTGGCCTGCCTGGCGGTTGTCCTCATTGGCGCAGCTGTTCCCATGATCCTGATCCCCGGCGCAGCAGCGCCGCTGATGATCGTCGGTGCCCTGGGCGGTTTCGTCCTTGGTCTGGTGAACTCGTTCAAGCGGGAGCCCGCTCCGGCCCTGATCCTGGCCTACGCAGGGCTTGAAGGTCTGTTCCTTGGCGGCCTGACTCTGGTCCTGGACAACATGTTCCCGGGCATCGGGCTCCAGGCCGTGCTGGGCACGCTCTCCGTGTTTGCCGTGACCCTGGTGCTGTTCAAGAGCGGCAAGGTCCGCGCGACGCCCAAGGCCATGCGCTTCTTCATGATCGCGATGATCGGCTATGGCGTGTTCTCCCTGGTCAATCTCGGCCTGATGCTCTTCGGCGCGGTGGATGACCCCTGGGGCGTGCGAGGCATGGAAATCGCCGGCATCCCGCTGGGCATCATCATCGGTCTGTTCGCCGTAGGCCTGGCCGCTTTTTCCCTGATCATGGACTTCACCTCCATTGAGCAGGGCGTCAAGTCCGGTGCTCCGGTGCGCTACTCCTGGACCGCTGCCTTCGGCCTGACCGTGACGCTGGTCTGGCTGTACGTGGAGATCATCCGTATCCTCGCCATTCTGCGCGGGGACGACTAG
- the greA gene encoding transcription elongation factor GreA — translation MSTNSAPAAWLTQESYDRLKAELDHLSGPGRTEIVARIEQARSEGDLKENGGYHAAKEEQGKAEARIRQLTHLLRTAHVGEAPADDGVVEPGMLVEARIAGDPETFLLGSREIAGDSDINVYSEKSPLGAAIQGMKAGDTATYKAPNGKDISVEIISATPYSS, via the coding sequence GTGTCCACCAACAGCGCACCTGCCGCTTGGCTCACTCAGGAGTCTTACGACCGCCTGAAGGCAGAACTGGATCACCTGTCCGGTCCCGGCCGCACGGAAATCGTGGCCCGCATTGAGCAGGCCCGGTCCGAGGGCGATTTGAAGGAGAACGGCGGGTACCACGCAGCCAAGGAAGAGCAGGGCAAGGCCGAGGCCCGCATCCGCCAGCTGACTCACCTGCTGCGGACCGCCCATGTGGGCGAGGCACCGGCCGACGACGGCGTGGTGGAACCGGGCATGCTCGTCGAAGCCAGGATCGCCGGCGACCCCGAGACCTTCCTGCTGGGCAGCCGTGAGATTGCCGGCGACTCGGACATCAATGTCTACAGCGAGAAGTCACCGCTTGGTGCGGCCATCCAGGGCATGAAGGCCGGCGACACCGCCACCTACAAGGCTCCGAACGGCAAGGACATTTCGGTGGAGATCATCTCCGCCACGCCTTACTCGAGCTGA
- a CDS encoding aldose 1-epimerase family protein, whose product MSAAATTSAPRPATGTQFQLTRDTQAGPAEARIAALAGALRSYSVGGTPFVETYPDSELPPSACGILLAPWPNRVAGGKWLLDGRTQQLDITEPARGNASHGLLRNTGYLPADTDNSGNANPPGSSITLRAEIFPQHGYPFHLIHEVTYSLDDDGGLRVRQGLTNVGEARAPFALGAHPFLRVGSVPVEDLTLTVTGDTRLTVDDSLIPVGREPAAGSADLRAGRRIGGLDLDAAYTGLVPEDGEFRHRLHAPDGSGVMLWSGPEFGYVHVFVTDKFPGRTAAVALEPMTAPANALNSGEGLRWLEPAAAFAAEWGIRPEQTGRPAG is encoded by the coding sequence ATGAGCGCTGCAGCCACCACCTCCGCACCGCGGCCCGCCACCGGCACCCAATTCCAGCTCACCCGCGATACTCAAGCAGGTCCCGCGGAGGCACGCATTGCGGCATTGGCCGGAGCCCTGCGCAGCTACTCCGTGGGAGGCACGCCCTTCGTCGAAACCTATCCGGACTCCGAGCTGCCGCCGTCGGCCTGCGGCATTCTGCTGGCGCCATGGCCCAACCGCGTGGCCGGCGGAAAATGGCTCCTCGACGGCCGCACCCAGCAGCTGGATATCACCGAGCCGGCACGGGGCAACGCCAGCCATGGACTGCTGCGCAACACTGGGTACCTCCCGGCAGACACCGATAACTCCGGCAACGCCAATCCTCCCGGCAGCAGCATCACGTTGCGGGCGGAGATTTTCCCCCAGCACGGATACCCGTTCCACCTGATCCACGAGGTCACCTACAGCCTCGACGACGACGGCGGGCTGCGCGTTCGGCAGGGCCTCACCAATGTGGGGGAGGCCCGGGCGCCCTTTGCCCTGGGCGCGCACCCTTTCCTGCGGGTCGGTTCCGTTCCGGTGGAGGACCTGACGCTGACCGTCACCGGAGACACCCGGCTGACCGTTGACGACAGTCTTATCCCGGTGGGCCGGGAACCGGCCGCCGGATCCGCGGACCTCAGGGCCGGCCGCCGGATTGGCGGGCTGGACCTGGATGCGGCATACACCGGCCTGGTGCCGGAAGACGGCGAGTTCCGGCACCGTCTGCATGCGCCGGACGGCAGCGGTGTGATGCTGTGGAGTGGTCCGGAGTTTGGTTACGTCCACGTGTTCGTCACCGATAAGTTTCCCGGCCGCACCGCTGCGGTTGCGCTGGAACCCATGACGGCTCCCGCCAATGCGCTGAACTCGGGCGAGGGCCTGCGCTGGTTGGAACCCGCAGCCGCCTTCGCCGCGGAATGGGGAATCCGACCGGAGCAGACCGGCCGCCCGGCCGGCTGA
- a CDS encoding AI-2E family transporter, with protein sequence MRPHARSIAAPKAVQAAAVRSSRANDDVPYALRVSAAWAWRLGVVLVVAAGLVWLLRNFSLLIIPLMIAALLAGLLSPVSNWLRRNRVPGGLAVAVTIVTFLGVIVAALTLVGRQLALGFRDLWDETISGVGQIQDWLAEGPLRITTTQMDTLLQEATNALQQNSANIVSGALSVGTGAGHFAAGVLLTLFALVFFLLDGRRIWRFTAGLLPRRARPGGYGAGIHGWDSMVNYVRVQLLVAFIDAVGIGAGAAIIGVPLALPLAVLVFLGSFVPLVGAFVTGFVAVLLALVANGWVNALIMLGIVLLVQQLESHILQPLIMGRAVALHPLAVILAVTGGTLAAGIPGALFSVPLLAILNTVVRYIASRGWERDPALVRDPVFGAASGAAPQTEADNALEDDAEDEKQL encoded by the coding sequence ATGAGACCTCACGCACGCAGCATTGCCGCGCCCAAAGCGGTGCAGGCTGCGGCCGTACGTTCCAGCAGGGCAAATGACGACGTGCCGTATGCGCTGCGCGTCAGCGCGGCCTGGGCCTGGCGGCTGGGAGTGGTCCTTGTGGTCGCCGCCGGCCTCGTGTGGCTTCTGCGGAACTTTTCCCTGCTCATCATTCCCCTCATGATCGCCGCACTGCTGGCGGGTCTCCTGTCACCGGTTTCGAACTGGCTGCGCCGCAACAGGGTGCCCGGCGGCTTAGCAGTGGCCGTCACCATCGTGACGTTCCTTGGTGTGATTGTTGCCGCGCTGACACTGGTGGGCCGGCAACTGGCCCTGGGATTCCGGGACCTGTGGGATGAGACGATTTCCGGAGTGGGACAGATCCAGGATTGGCTGGCCGAGGGCCCGCTGCGGATCACCACCACCCAAATGGACACCCTCCTGCAGGAAGCCACCAATGCCCTGCAGCAGAATTCGGCCAATATCGTTTCCGGGGCGCTTTCGGTGGGCACCGGCGCCGGGCACTTTGCCGCCGGCGTCCTGCTGACCCTCTTTGCCCTCGTCTTTTTCCTGCTGGACGGCCGCCGCATCTGGCGCTTCACCGCCGGGCTGCTGCCGCGCCGCGCACGCCCGGGAGGCTACGGGGCCGGCATTCACGGCTGGGACTCGATGGTGAACTACGTTCGGGTGCAGTTGCTCGTGGCATTCATTGACGCCGTCGGCATTGGCGCCGGAGCAGCCATCATCGGAGTTCCACTGGCCCTGCCGCTTGCGGTCCTGGTGTTCCTGGGCTCCTTTGTTCCGCTGGTCGGGGCCTTTGTCACCGGTTTCGTGGCCGTCCTGCTCGCGCTGGTCGCGAACGGCTGGGTGAACGCGCTGATCATGCTGGGGATCGTGCTGCTCGTCCAGCAGCTGGAATCGCACATCCTGCAGCCCCTGATCATGGGCCGGGCGGTCGCCCTCCACCCGCTGGCAGTGATCCTGGCCGTTACCGGAGGCACCCTGGCTGCCGGCATCCCCGGCGCGCTGTTCTCCGTACCGCTGCTGGCCATCCTGAACACAGTGGTGCGCTATATCGCGTCCAGGGGCTGGGAACGGGACCCGGCGCTTGTCCGGGATCCCGTGTTCGGTGCCGCCAGCGGAGCGGCACCCCAAACCGAAGCAGATAACGCGTTGGAAGACGACGCAGAAGACGAGAAACAACTGTGA